A region of the Cyprinus carpio isolate SPL01 chromosome A14, ASM1834038v1, whole genome shotgun sequence genome:
AAGGACATAAATGAAGAAAAGGATTTTTCCTTCCTGCTTTGAAATAAAGGGGTGTATTTACTATACAGACAAACTCTAACGTTCACAACAGAGATATCAAAGGTGCATTCAGATATTCACAACCATGAAGACATTAACATTCAAATTCCCAGATTTACATTATCAATTCCTATTCAACAACTTGGTTATTGTTACATACTGTATCAACCTTTCAGAGTTTAGTAAATCATAAAGATCATTTACATGTGCACTACATTtcagaagtttgaggtcagtaagatttttttttcttttcagaaaagatgcattaaaatgatcaaaggtgacagtaaacagtgttttaaaatgttcttttgtactttctattcatcaaagaatcctaaaaaaaaagttttgtggtgtttccaccacaggagaAAAAGGTATTATGGTGTAGATGTGgatgatttaaatttaaacaagtCGTCCAATTGATAGCTTTGAGTCATGTGACCGGCTCGAAGCCCTGGAGGGCAacacatccatagaactgcagtaCAAGCCTATCagttttccatctgtttcacagccgcaaatatttagatcacctcttaaaaaaaataaaacaaaggcaTGTGAACAAAATACACGTTTTGGCCATTTGCATTCCATATAAAGCACCCGCGGCAATATCATTAAACGGTGTGACAAAAACACTTTAAGTGCcaaattcagtaatcactatattaatgatgcatagtttacataGGAAAGCAAATGAGGTCGGAATATGAACGCAGTCCgcttaatggttcagtgtttcccttataatggttttctatgggaaaccatttaacgtgaaactttgcacattgtgtttatattctgggttcatatgcttgcctgtacaaaatatacatatcatGAATAAGATGTTTACAGAATTTCACCTTTTAATATCTGcattttactacattactacttaatcCAAACTGTCAAAATAACTGGCAGTCAGTGGAGCAAAGCTTCattttgccctccaggtgggtGTTCCTATGAGTGTGCGATGTGGTGTGAAAACGATACATTTTTCTGAATGAAGCCACCTTCAAACAGTTTTGCCTTTAACCTACAGGTGATACGCCACCTTGTTGTTTTGAGATAGACGCTGGACACGCATTGCCACTCTTGAAGGAAGTTTTCACTGCAGATTTCCATCTGTAGGGAATTCCCCTTTTCATATGCAAATTACGGGGTAGAAGAAAGTTCACTATACATCAGTTTTTCACAACTTGCTTGCCATATCTCATATCGTTTTCTCCTCCCCTTGCTCATGATGAAAACTGGATCTTCATGGAAAAGTCATGTAGGATGACTAGATGTTCCTGAAACATCCTTCAGCATACTACGCACTAAATCCtctgaaacatttacaacaaGCTCAAGTGTTTTAAATGAGGAATAAATCACAGTTACAATTGTGATCCAGCTATGTATTGTGATCAATTGCGACATTTTAAATGACAAgttttgctgttttgttattCATCAAGTGACCATACCCAGCCCTAATAATATGTAAATGCAGTGTTAAATGATTATTGAATCATTTGATATCAAGGTATATATGAAAATACAATGGTATTTCCATCTGATACCTAGATCGGATATGTTTTAAGATCATGTGTCCATAATGTGCATATCAGTTGCGCCATAAATGAGGTTTGAACTGTGGTAAATCATGATTTTGGGGAAGTAACAACGTGCTGCATGCTGACGACAGATATTCAAATTGTACTCTGTGTGTGACGACAAtcatttcctctttctttccCCGTTGGTTCACATaaatttcattttcttattttcctcatactgtatgtgatgtcattgtttgtttttgttgttgtgacagATGATATCCAGGTGCGGTTTTATGAAGAAGATGAGTCGGGTCTAACCTGGGAGGCCTACGGGGATTTCTCCCCCACCGATGTCCACAGACAGGTCAGCACAGGAACTTGTCTGCCGCCACAAATGGATGCACTGTACTTCTGCAGCCACAGTTTGGCCCTGCTGGTCGAAACCTGATCCTTTATGTTCATTGCTTCACTTGTTTTCTGGATTGCTTTCTGGCCTGTTTTCTGAAAGATAAATCCTAACTTCTCTGGGTAAATAGTTGGTAAAGCACAGCTACTGGGGATTTAAAATGGAatcaaaactgaactattttactttctttcaaacgttcaccaaggctgcattcatttgattcgAATATAGTacaaacagtgatattgtgaagtACTATTCAAATTTTAAGTAAgcgatttctatttgaatatattttcatatgtagttattcctgtgatgcttaAGCTACAGTCTatagtgtcacatgagccttcagaaatcattctagtatccTGATTTGCTGTTCAGGAAATATTTCTTGtcattaacaatgttgaaaacggttgtgctgcttaatgtttttttgtggaaactattatacttttttctcagcatttttaaatgaatagaatgtttaaaagaacaccatttctttgaaatataatttttttgtaacatgataaatggCTTTACTTTTGAtactcaatttaatgcatcctccttggtgaataaaaatataatgcaattcacTGTTACATCTTGACTTTAGATGACTGTGATTTTTAtggtattattgttattattaaaattaatgttctgGTGGAATGAATAATCCACCCTTTAATTTCATCCTTTAGTTTGCCATCGTCTTCAAGACACCTAAATATCGGGACCAGAATCTCCAGAAGCCCATCTCTGTGTTTGTGCAGCTAAAAAGGAAGTCAGACAATGAAACGAGTGAACCCAAGCCTTTCACCTACCATCCACAGATTATAGGTATAGTCTTTAACCAACTCCCTAAAAGTTTGATTTCGACTATGCAACATAAACTGTCTTTTATAGGATTTTCttgctttcgaatcgctctcgcgTGATTGTTCGTtcatttgacttgaagcgtcgctgtgcaatttggtgtctttttttttgatCGTGAAgtcaaatgaatgaacaaacatgtGCGCGTATCTGCATCTGCatctttggatgttttaggcaatattaaaatccttgCCGGGACTTGTCCCATATGAACggtgcatatggccaccctaatgACAGTTTCTGTTTagcatgtttaaatatataatatatatattataatttttttgtttttactgcacAACAATTGAGTGAAGGTTCCAGTATCTGTCCATATACTGCATGTTTACTTTGTCATTGATATACTGTTTCAAAACTGTTTAGACAAAGAAGAAGTccaaagaaagagacagaagacACTGCCAAACTTTCAGGACTACAgtggagcaggaggaggagctgGGGGCATGTTTAGAGGAGGAGGGGGTGGGTCTACAGCAGGGGGCGGTCCCAGTGGAGGAGGAGGTATATGAATATGCCATTACACTTCATATACCAGTTGCTTTATTATTAGAAGCCTGAAATTCCCACCATGCATAAAAGGTCATTGATGTTAGCTAAACACATTCTTTTGTGTTCTAGGACATTACTTCCAGGGATATCAAACCTATAACAATTACGGGCCTGGATACAACTTCTCCTCAGGCATGGGAGGAGGCGGGACCACCATCAAGCATGGTGGGTGTCCAAGCTGTCAATCAGCAGTTTTAACTGTACaattacatacactaccattcaaaagtttggggtcactaagattttttaaaatctttttgaaagaagtcacttattctcaccaaggcttcatttatttgatcacaaatacagtttaaaatagctgtttatattatattttattttatttgttctgttaaatatatattttattatattatattagattagattagattagattatttatattatattatattatattatattatattatattatattatattatattatatattaatgtcttattcctgaattttcagcagtcattactacagtcatcagtgtcacatgagccttcagaaatcattctaatatgctgatttagaaGAAGTTGCATTTCTTCTTATAAATGTTAAACATgtttgtgcgttttttttttttttttttttttttttttttttggaaacagtgaaAATAATATGATGTTGCCCTCAAAGCCAGTTTCTCAGTTTTCATTTCTCTTATAGCGTATCAAGAACCAGTGGAAGACAGTGATGAAGACAGTGATAGTGATACCGATAATGATCAGGCAGCAGGTGGGGTGGTGCGAATCTGTGCCCATCCTGAACCTATTGATTTGGGAGTGGCAAGTGAGGACACAGAGCCTACAGAAAATCTGGAGTTAAACACCACATGTTAGATTTTGTTTGAAGCTAAATCTTCAGATGCTCAAATAAGCTTGTGCAAAGTTTTCTAGCTCTGGTCAAGCAAGACTAAAACCCAGACAAGCTTCGTATTggttgtaatttgtgtatttgtgtgtcttCTCTTATAAGGCTGTGTGTTAGAGCCGCATTTGGCTGAGCTAGCTGGAAGACAGGCTCAAGCTCTCTTTCATTACGCAGTAAGCGGTGATGCTAGAATGCTTCTGGCTCCACAGCGCCCCCTCATGACCACTCAAGACGAGAACGGAGACACGTAAGTCAGGAAATACCAACTTCGTATTTCTGTAGAagttctattttcataaacttccCTTTTCTCGCCAAAACACGTCAATATGAATAAATGCTTTCagatgttttgtctttgtttcccaACGATCAAATCTTTACTTGTGTTCTGTTTTGGATCTGATTTTTAGGGGTTTACATCTGGGAGTGATCCATAGTCAGACAGATGCCGTGCGAAATCTAGCACAAGTCATCTCGGCTCTCCCCGGAGAGGGCATACTCAACATGAGGAATGATCTGTACCAGGTATACTACAAACTCACACTATACTTTAGAACTGGATCTCTGTTTTTCACTGTAACGAAAGCTTGTGAAATTCCCAAAAGCTCTGTGGCCGGTAAAATCCTCTGATACATCTGTTCCAGACTCCTTTGCACCTAGCAGTGTTGACACAGCACAAAGAGGCGGTTGAGGCCTTGTTGGAGGCCGAGGTGGATGTCACACTCACAGATCGCCATGGAAACACGGCACTTCACCTGGCGGCTCAGCAGAAAGAGGATAGCGTGCTGCGATTGCTGCTAAAGTACAAATCAGTGTCACAATTAACCAGCATCCCCAACACAGCAGGTATGTCAGATTGACTATGTCAGATCCATTAAAGCTGATTTGAAGCTGTCCATAATGCTCAGATGTGtttatgtgcgtgtgtgttcagGTCTCTGTCCGCTTCACCTGGCTGTACAGGCAAACAGTTTGAGTTGTGTGCGAGCCCTGCTGGATGGCGGGGCAGATGTGGACGTTCAGGAGATCACATGTGGCCGCACAGCACTTCACCTGGCCACAGAGCTGGGAAACCTTTCCCTTGCCGGCTGCCTCCTGCTGGAGGTACAGTGATGGGTGTTGCTTTAGTGAATATTACATATGCCTAATATTGTAAAGTTTTGCTCTATATACTCTTAACCTTTGCATTTCCCCCCGTGATGCCCACTTATAATGATAATCAGTAcataattattatcataattttatcTTTCATGACTTTTATACACATTCAAACTAACTGTTAGAAtgaaaaagatgatttttttttattttgctgctaAAAAACTATTAAAGTTAATCTTGTTCCATGTGAAATGAGTAATAAGAACTGAATGCATGTTTacaatgttgttttttgtaataagtttattatgctcaccaaggctgcatttctattttaatatgttttagaatgtaatttattccagtgatgcaaagatgaattttcagcatcattactccagtcttcagtgtcacaagaccctttagaaatcattctaatatgctgatttgctcaggaaacatttattcgTATTATCAGTTTAGAAaactgctgtgctgcttaatatttttgtggaaaacgtgatagattatttcagtattttttgatgACTAGAAATTTCtatgatttgaaatttgaaaaaaaaaattgtattactatcacttttgatcagtttaatgcatccttaatgaataaatgtattcatttctataGAAAATGCTGAAATAATCTGTTATTAATTGCAGTTATCTCTTAATGAATGAATTGACCTTAACTGaaaaattgatgttttttttattgtcctcttgcattattaaCAAActtattattttcctgtttgacactgtaaagctgctttgacaccatctgtattttataaagcgctatataaataaaggtgacttgacttgaacgaCACTGTGTGTAACATTTTGTCTATGCAGGGTAATGCATACGTAGACAGTGTCACCTATAATGGTTCAACTCCTCTGCACATTGCTGCAGGACGTGACTCAACCAAACTGTGCGCGCTCCTGATGGCTGCAGGTGAGGAAGTGTGTGTTTATTACAGGTGTCACTAGTCAGAGTTGTCGTGCTGAAATATTTATGACTAACATGCCATGTCTACAAATAACTGTCTGTAACACCCTCTCCTGCTGTCATCAGTGCTCTGCATATATGCCTGGTAGAATTTAGTCAAAAGCAACTTTTTGATCATTTATTGAAGATAAATAATCACTCATCTTAAGTGATAATTAGCACTTTTGTGACCATATACAGTAGATTGAATTACTTGGACATACGGTTACCAGTTAGTGTTGTGTACTTTGCTTTTAGGAGCAGATCCTCATAAAGAAAACTTTGAACCACTGTTCTTCAAAGAAGATGAGTTGTGTGGTAcatgtgaggaggaggaggaggaagatgaaggcTATATTCCTGGGACAACCCCTATGAACATGGCAACCTCCCCAGAGGTGGGATAGAGGGTCATATCTTTGGATAATTGTtgtattatgtaatgtaattgtaTTACAGGTTGTCATTGGTTctgtatgtaatgtaat
Encoded here:
- the nfkb1 gene encoding nuclear factor NF-kappa-B p105 subunit isoform X4 is translated as MAFNVYMEPIAPFSDDTIWMTMDPTTFPGIHNNNVMRTVDGPYLRIVEQPKQRGFRFRYGCEGPSHGGLPGASSEKNRKSYPQVKICNYQGAARVVVQLVTHSTETHLHAHSLVGKQCDKGICIADLQSKDSSISFPNLGILHVTKKNVSKVLEERMIEAYRMGYNYGISIHPEIDALQGEVRMPRELTDTERNLISSASIHQSKEMDLSVVRLMFTAFLPDSDGGFSRRLEPVISDPIFDSKAPNASNLKIVRMDRTAGCVTGGEEVYLLCDKVQKDDIQVRFYEEDESGLTWEAYGDFSPTDVHRQFAIVFKTPKYRDQNLQKPISVFVQLKRKSDNETSEPKPFTYHPQIIDKEEVQRKRQKTLPNFQDYSGAGGGAGGMFRGGGGGSTAGGGPSGGGGHYFQGYQTYNNYGPGYNFSSGMGGGGTTIKHAYQEPVEDSDEDSDSDTDNDQAAGGVVRICAHPEPIDLGVASEDTEPTENLELNTTCCVLEPHLAELAGRQAQALFHYAVSGDARMLLAPQRPLMTTQDENGDTGLHLGVIHSQTDAVRNLAQVISALPGEGILNMRNDLYQTPLHLAVLTQHKEAVEALLEAEVDVTLTDRHGNTALHLAAQQKEDSVLRLLLKYKSVSQLTSIPNTAGLCPLHLAVQANSLSCVRALLDGGADVDVQEITCGRTALHLATELGNLSLAGCLLLEGNAYVDSVTYNGSTPLHIAAGRDSTKLCALLMAAGADPHKENFEPLFFKEDELCGTCEEEEEEDEGYIPGTTPMNMATSPEVYDILNGEEYQLTTTVVPPQGDMKSLSSDTKQELCQALEGQTGGWESLAHALGLGILTSAFRLSSCPAGKLLDSYEVSGGTVRELVEGLKHVGNSSAVSLLQAMCKEPEAVHTTPQLTGLGLCKSIQGLTLGPHQEESGICDSGVETSF
- the nfkb1 gene encoding nuclear factor NF-kappa-B p105 subunit isoform X3; the encoded protein is MAGEDPYHGVYMEPIAPFSDDTIWMTMDPTTFPGIHNNNVMRTVDGPYLRIVEQPKQRGFRFRYGCEGPSHGGLPGASSEKNRKSYPQVKICNYQGAARVVVQLVTHSTETHLHAHSLVGKQCDKGICIADLQSKDSSISFPNLGILHVTKKNVSKVLEERMIEAYRMGYNYGISIHPEIDALQGEVRMPRELTDTERNLISSASIHQSKEMDLSVVRLMFTAFLPDSDGGFSRRLEPVISDPIFDSKAPNASNLKIVRMDRTAGCVTGGEEVYLLCDKVQKDDIQVRFYEEDESGLTWEAYGDFSPTDVHRQFAIVFKTPKYRDQNLQKPISVFVQLKRKSDNETSEPKPFTYHPQIIDKEEVQRKRQKTLPNFQDYSGAGGGAGGMFRGGGGGSTAGGGPSGGGGHYFQGYQTYNNYGPGYNFSSGMGGGGTTIKHAYQEPVEDSDEDSDSDTDNDQAAGGVVRICAHPEPIDLGVASEDTEPTENLELNTTCCVLEPHLAELAGRQAQALFHYAVSGDARMLLAPQRPLMTTQDENGDTGLHLGVIHSQTDAVRNLAQVISALPGEGILNMRNDLYQTPLHLAVLTQHKEAVEALLEAEVDVTLTDRHGNTALHLAAQQKEDSVLRLLLKYKSVSQLTSIPNTAGLCPLHLAVQANSLSCVRALLDGGADVDVQEITCGRTALHLATELGNLSLAGCLLLEGNAYVDSVTYNGSTPLHIAAGRDSTKLCALLMAAGADPHKENFEPLFFKEDELCGTCEEEEEEDEGYIPGTTPMNMATSPEVYDILNGEEYQLTTTVVPPQGDMKSLSSDTKQELCQALEGQTGGWESLAHALGLGILTSAFRLSSCPAGKLLDSYEVSGGTVRELVEGLKHVGNSSAVSLLQAMCKEPEAVHTTPQLTGLGLCKSIQGLTLGPHQEESGICDSGVETSF
- the nfkb1 gene encoding nuclear factor NF-kappa-B p105 subunit isoform X1 gives rise to the protein MCQLCVYVTERGISWGFVVSPLSVDSIALIIKGIMAGEDPYHGVYMEPIAPFSDDTIWMTMDPTTFPGIHNNNVMRTVDGPYLRIVEQPKQRGFRFRYGCEGPSHGGLPGASSEKNRKSYPQVKICNYQGAARVVVQLVTHSTETHLHAHSLVGKQCDKGICIADLQSKDSSISFPNLGILHVTKKNVSKVLEERMIEAYRMGYNYGISIHPEIDALQGEVRMPRELTDTERNLISSASIHQSKEMDLSVVRLMFTAFLPDSDGGFSRRLEPVISDPIFDSKAPNASNLKIVRMDRTAGCVTGGEEVYLLCDKVQKDDIQVRFYEEDESGLTWEAYGDFSPTDVHRQFAIVFKTPKYRDQNLQKPISVFVQLKRKSDNETSEPKPFTYHPQIIDKEEVQRKRQKTLPNFQDYSGAGGGAGGMFRGGGGGSTAGGGPSGGGGHYFQGYQTYNNYGPGYNFSSGMGGGGTTIKHAYQEPVEDSDEDSDSDTDNDQAAGGVVRICAHPEPIDLGVASEDTEPTENLELNTTCCVLEPHLAELAGRQAQALFHYAVSGDARMLLAPQRPLMTTQDENGDTGLHLGVIHSQTDAVRNLAQVISALPGEGILNMRNDLYQTPLHLAVLTQHKEAVEALLEAEVDVTLTDRHGNTALHLAAQQKEDSVLRLLLKYKSVSQLTSIPNTAGLCPLHLAVQANSLSCVRALLDGGADVDVQEITCGRTALHLATELGNLSLAGCLLLEGNAYVDSVTYNGSTPLHIAAGRDSTKLCALLMAAGADPHKENFEPLFFKEDELCGTCEEEEEEDEGYIPGTTPMNMATSPEVYDILNGEEYQLTTTVVPPQGDMKSLSSDTKQELCQALEGQTGGWESLAHALGLGILTSAFRLSSCPAGKLLDSYEVSGGTVRELVEGLKHVGNSSAVSLLQAMCKEPEAVHTTPQLTGLGLCKSIQGLTLGPHQEESGICDSGVETSF
- the nfkb1 gene encoding nuclear factor NF-kappa-B p105 subunit isoform X2; this encodes MCQLCVYVTERGISWGFVVSPLSVDSIALIIKGIMAGEDPYHGVYMEPIAPFSDDTIWMTMDPTTFPGIHNNNVMRTVDGPYLRIVEQPKQRGFRFRYGCEGPSHGGLPGASSEKNRKSYPQVKICNYQGAARVVVQLVTHSTETHLHAHSLVGKQCDKGICIADLQSKDSSISFPNLGILHVTKKNVSKVLEERMIEAYRMGYNYGISIHPEIDALQGEVRMPRELTDTERNLISSASIHQSKEMDLSVVRLMFTAFLPDSDGGFSRRLEPVISDPIFDSKAPNASNLKIVRMDRTAGCVTGGEEVYLLCDKVQKDDIQVRFYEEDESGLTWEAYGDFSPTDVHRQFAIVFKTPKYRDQNLQKPISVFVQLKRKSDNETSEPKPFTYHPQIIDKEEVQRKRQKTLPNFQDYSGAGGGAGGMFRGGGGGSTAGGGPSGGGGHYFQGYQTYNNYGPGYNFSSGMGGGGTTIKHAYQEPVEDSDEDSDSDTDNDQAAGGVVRICAHPEPIDLGVASCVLEPHLAELAGRQAQALFHYAVSGDARMLLAPQRPLMTTQDENGDTGLHLGVIHSQTDAVRNLAQVISALPGEGILNMRNDLYQTPLHLAVLTQHKEAVEALLEAEVDVTLTDRHGNTALHLAAQQKEDSVLRLLLKYKSVSQLTSIPNTAGLCPLHLAVQANSLSCVRALLDGGADVDVQEITCGRTALHLATELGNLSLAGCLLLEGNAYVDSVTYNGSTPLHIAAGRDSTKLCALLMAAGADPHKENFEPLFFKEDELCGTCEEEEEEDEGYIPGTTPMNMATSPEVYDILNGEEYQLTTTVVPPQGDMKSLSSDTKQELCQALEGQTGGWESLAHALGLGILTSAFRLSSCPAGKLLDSYEVSGGTVRELVEGLKHVGNSSAVSLLQAMCKEPEAVHTTPQLTGLGLCKSIQGLTLGPHQEESGICDSGVETSF